One window of the Lodderomyces elongisporus chromosome 6, complete sequence genome contains the following:
- the SEC16 gene encoding vesicle coat component: protein MDSLEDHLLNDDLMTDISQDLQQEETANKNEINNDAGEGGEGGDGDDFFSNLNQFHPVTSNHFHDQIVVGHQDVDGDNRYPEHLFQDIENEEYDRDEQDPYIDENQLYAHTGYDYEQHGQDDVQNYYNNGIEHQEHDSQEHYDDQDESFFNQLASENDKEMPSHSKSREELNLNQDEENSDDFFNQLGSAKVEVAKSKEEEQEVKEEKGTENENSSENKVENNDYNEEDTAKAQIKDDIFSRDEVQYDSQADDQFFNQFSQENEAQPNLADESEDANFFNQLATDVKEVPRASINTIEHEEVVPEIEENLPKNDSINENSTDMNFSQSLKLEPDEHLDQFFNKLEEENEQTMRVKPKDEQNHLNEKEEKEGKEHSNLYQPPHVPLDVQDKDSTSNSDLIKETELDLEEDNFLSEVSKELQNDKTLLNQSAADSVIETNADTPLPEDAAKKSNKESVSEQKPKSNEHGMKNIELDLDLDLDLDLDDDLLLDEEFLEEAEVPNLVQNDEKQPVKEPVRPSSVKTNTGTNTSSKYAPASASSTAAVPTTSMKPGVGHSTYNATQSAPLKRAGANVNNVYSRQPSSEAKNQQEFLKELEKKKAKSDAFDFPDLIEKQPPPRRAAPVKTLSKQQTISPIQQPSNLSSAGIGIGTGAGTGAGASAPPPQSISKKPTQPKKNPYQPKSGTSPIFQQHIPVVGHSGVALPNANPVAGDIRNNTFSFPPTSSTSSLPHQSPSTSQVKPRNMYEPPPLAAQGGPPPPPPPPPPTTQAAAAHPPQYAFPPLAPSTQVPGHNQAQGLPQINTKQVGKTMSPVGNSPYVPNASGPYAPSSQQHRTHSRAASLVGGRGKEVNPYAPVLTTVQSGVGVQYSPSTQQAGAAQQLGLPPLPQGQAQVPPMPQQSMSSVVAQAPIGPIGPIVPAPGQVTQQQQHQHQHQHQQQKQQQKQQPLHPSSAQASQIKSQPPHIHGVIPPGRVRGFSNPQRNIYKQAPKIVNPEQLAFRQFPIFNWSIGQNVVVVKTNVTYNAPVISIEPVTNICKDKEIYANFPGPLVKSKSKKKELIAWFEISAQYLRTNGYNDELLLNDVLLELVKADGDLKSPECVKQICSLLNPNVNFKVQDLPVGGIGAANGHKLDNSGINTVFALIQTGDMAKALEYTISRGDWALGLVIANFSGPESFARIASEYARNTFPFSKANNKVMHIMPIILKVIAGNVQSVIQDLTIVQNEGDYASLHWKEIVSTVAISGSLKAKEFLIEFGKFLINRNNLLGGEISFILAGLPFGQQGFMALTSGHHSMYTQVYEAILNINTALQFPHLLPIKLKHASTLADYGLINESQKYIDSLNSNIKSLGNKSPFVNQNLISEFQNLITRLRDLGSSDQGGWFGGKMSKVNLDKVWGQIDKFIVGGGEDTNKSKSGDTGVFSKFSPSISRTSSTLEFSTMPFASPSMKGPEQFERRTYTSNTSFMPQPQLDTHASTNSVYKYAPGNTLGNRQTHGAGSERYAPFAGNMSQPNLHEPSHHHHHQQHQQQQHSVFLNQSQQQGQNKVQSPPSASKVYPYGNPIGHLSNSSIGSIPHSNIGAPSHSGATGTASGTATGTAGLNATKALPGHKPQQSISSVISGESIISNTPVSASHQSHQSHQSHQLHQDGEKISTIQESPELYPSQNSQKHSKSPVTEVPEIKEPEVQAPPPPKMAKAKSAPPPRSNPYAPTAGANAQAKQRRNKYGPVDFSTPSKDTTSSKYGPTSSQSNTSKYRAELGNDFKSSFHPPQDVKNNNTYNGENVDTKTALAPPVKHKVDSTKVDEEQIDRESQDVGGVQKNEHDFETNQEANLGPNAESSQFDIYDYPGNDYKPTASTPPRRKPTKNVPHIEDSFDNSVLESPSSGITPARPLTLNQGVASNFDPMRRMSNFSTISAGHRVRELDGYPIPGSPDETTRANSVFGAPPVTAGAVHGIPATVNSTTNADAAAAAAAASAATVAVASQGGTGYFSSRLSQSQQSALYQQYEVQDDTVRDYVPIAEEDEDDEDDLKKQKKQKKQEEEKRAKEQKLREEQEAKELKKKQSRSQMSGDGSKEGWFNGWLGSKNDGKPKPIRAKLGEKVNPFYYDEKHKRWLDRTKPIEEQLNAGKAPPPPPSMKKKPGASAADGGLSSPPSTASGVTPSITPSGPPRPAGTPLSRNGQGPIPSSANEASDSSASAPVSGVPPAPSTRPGQRPKTSGAPGAGAGAGAKTAPSSTNLANASLDDLLSMNESSSTVGRKPRRAGRRNYINVLDK, encoded by the coding sequence atggaTTCCTTGGAAGACCATCTATTGAATGACGATCTAATGACTGATATTTCGCAAGACCTACAACAGGAAGAAACAGCAAACAAAAACGAAATCAACAACGATGCTGGTGAGGGTGGTGagggtggtgatggtgatgatttcTTCCTGAACTTGAATCAGTTCCATCCCGTGACATCAAACCATTTTCATGATCAGATTGTAGTGGGACATCAAGATGTTGATGGAGACAATAGATACCCTGAGCATTTATTTCAagatattgaaaatgaagagtATGATCGTGATGAACAGGATCCATACATAGATGAAAACCAACTATATGCACACACAGGATACGACTACGAACAGCATGGACAGGATGATGTGCAAAACTACTATAATAATGGAATTGAGCACCAAGAACATGATAGCCAAGAACATTATGACGATCAGGATGAGCTGTTTTTTAATCAATTGGCATCTGAAAATGACAAAGAAATGCCATCACACTCAAAACTGCGAGAGGAATTAAATTTGAACCAGGACGAAGAAAATTCAGACGATTTCTTCAACCAATTAGGAAGCGCTAAGGTGGAAGTAGCGAAAtctaaagaagaagaacaagaagtaaaagaagaaaagggaactgaaaatgaaaatagtTCTGAAAATAAAGTGGAAAACAACGACTacaatgaagaagataCTGCGAAAGCTCAGATCAAGGATGATATATTTTCACGAGACGAAGTGCAGTATGATCTGCAAGCAGATGATCAATTCTTTAATCAGTTCTCACAAGAAAACGAGGCTCAGCCTAATTTAGCAGACGAATCAGAAGATGCAAACTTTTTTAATCAATTGGCTACGGATGTAAAAGAGGTACCACGAGCTAGTATCAACACAATCGAGCACGAAGAAGTTGTTCCTGAGATTGAAGAGAATTTGCCCAAAAATGATAGCATAAATGAAAACTCTACTGATATGAATTTTAGTCAGTCGCTAAAACTCGAACCAGACGAGCACTTGGATCAGTTTTTTAATAAActcgaagaagaaaacgagCAAACCATGAGAGTAAAACCAAAAGACGAACAAAATCATCTtaatgaaaaagaggaaaaagagggaaaagagCACTCTAATCTTTATCAACCTCCACACGTGCCCTTGGATGTTCAAGACAAAGATTCCACAAGTAACCTGGATTTAATCAAAGAAACTGAATTGGACTTGGAAGAGGATAACTTTTTAAGTGAAGTATCTAAAGAGTTACAGAATGACAAAACATTGCTTAATCAAAGTGCAGCTGATTCTGTTATTGAAACTAATGCGGATACGCCATTGCCAGAAGATGCCGCTAAAAAGTCTAACAAAGAGTCCGTGTCTGAGCAAAAACCCAAATCCAATGAACACGGAATGAAGAATATCGAGTTGGActtggatttggatttggatttggatttggatgATGACTTGCTTTTAGATGAAGAGTTTCTCGAGGAAGCGGAAGTTCCAAATCTTGTACAGAATGATGAGAAGCAACCAGTTAAGGAGCCAGTACGTCCCTCTTCTGTAAAGACCAACACAGGTACAAACACAAGTTCCAAATATGCACCAGCTCTGGCATCTTCAACTGCTGCAGTACCTACTACTTCCATGAAACCAGGTGTTGGACACAGTACCTATAATGCTACTCAATCAGCTCCACTAAAACGTGCTGGTGCTAATGTCAACAATGTTTATTCTCGTCAACCATCTTCCGAAGCCAAAAATCAACAAGAGTTCCTTAAAGaacttgaaaagaaaaaggctAAATCAGATGCATTCGATTTCCCAGATTTGATAGAAAAGCAACCTCCTCCGAGAAGAGCAGCACCTGTGAAAACATTGCtgaaacaacaaactaTATCTCCCATCCAGCAACCTTCAAATCTCTCTCTGGCtggtattggtattggtactggtgctggtactggtgctggtgctagCGCACCACCTCCACAatcaatatcaaaaaaaccTACGCAACCTAAAAAGAACCCATATCAACCAAAAAGTGGAACCTCGCCAATTTTCCAGCAGCATATACCAGTAGTAGGACACAGTGGAGTTGCATTGCCCAATGCAAATCCCGTGGCTGGGGATATTAGAAATAatacattttcttttccgcCAACCTCTTCAACATCGTCATTACCACATCAACTGCCAAGTACATCGCAAGTCAAACCCAGAAACATGTATGAACCACCTCCACTTGCTGCTCAAGGGGGACCACCACCGCCACCACCGCCACCACCACCGACAACacaagcagcagcagcacaTCCACCGCAATATGCATTCCCTCCGCTTGCACCTTCAACGCAAGTACCGGGTCATAATCAAGCACAAGGCTTGCCacaaataaatacaaaGCAAGTTGGCAAAACAATGCTGCCAGTTGGTAACAGCCCTTATGTTCCGAATGCTAGTGGTCCATATGCTCCTCTGTCACAACAACATAGGACTCATTCTAGAGCTGCCTCTCTAGTTGGTGGAAGAGGGAAGGAAGTCAATCCTTATGCCCCGGTATTGACCACTGTCCAAAGTGGTGTAGGTGTGCAATACTCTCCACTGACTCAACAAGCTGGTGCAGCACAGCAATTAGGACTACCCCCATTACCACAAGGTCAAGCACAGGTCCCTCCAATGCCGCAGCAGTCTATGAGCTCTGTAGTAGCACAAGCTCCTATAGGACCAATAGGTCCTATTGTACCAGCACCCGGACAAGtaacacaacaacaacagcaccagcaccagcaccagcaccagcagcaaaaacaacagcaaaaacaacagcCATTGCACCCATCGCTGGCACAGGCGCTGCAAATCAAGTCACAACCTCCTCATATTCATGGTGTTATTCCTCCCGGTCGTGTTCGTGGATTTTCTAATCCGCAAAGGAATATTTACAAACAAGCGCCAAAGATTGTTAACCCCGAGCAATTGGCATTTAGACAATTTCCTATTTTCAATTGGAGTATTGGACaaaatgttgttgtggtgaaAACAAATGTAACGTATAATGCACCAGTCATTAGCATTGAGCCAGTAACAAATATTTgtaaagacaaagaaatcTACGCCAATTTCCCAGGTCCCTTAGTCAAGTCAAaatcgaaaaaaaaggaattgatTGCATGGTTTGAAATTTCGGCCCAATACTTGCGTACCAATGGATACAATGATGAGCTACTCCTTAATGATGTATTATTAGAGCTAGTGAAGGCTGATGGAGACTTGAAATCACCAGAATGTGTTAAACAAATATGTCTGCTCCTTAATCCTAATGTCAATTTCAAAGTTCAAGACTTGCCAGTTGGTGGTATTGGTGCTGCAAATGGACACAAGTTAGACAACTCTGGTATCAATACTGTGTTTGCATTGATTCAAACTGGTGACATGGCCAAGGCTTTGGAATATACGATTTCAAGAGGCGATTGGGCTTTGGGCTTGGTAATCGCCAACTTTAGTGGTCCCGAGAGTTTTGCTCGTATTGCCTCTGAATATGCAAGAAACACATTCCCATTTTCGAAGGCCAATAACAAAGTCATGCATATAATGCCTATAATTTTGAAAGTTATTGCAGGAAATGTTCAAAGTGTGATTCAAGATTTGACAATTGTTCAAAATGAAGGTGATTATGCCAGCTTGCACTGGAAGGAGATTGTTTCAACGGTTGCAATTAGCGGGTCATTGAAGGCCAAAGAATTCTTGATTGAATTTGGTAAATTTTTGATCAACAGAAATAATCTCCTTGGTGGTGAGATCTCATTTATCTTGGCTGGCTTGCCATTTGGGCAACAAGGTTTCATGGCATTGACCTCGGGACATCATTCAATGTATACTCAAGTTTATGAGGCTATTTTGAACATTAATACTGCTTTGCAATTCCCGCACTTACTCCCAATCAAATTGAAACATGCTTCAACTTTGGCCGATTACGGATTGATCAATGAATCGCAAAAGTATATTGACTCATTGAATTCCAACATTAAATCTTTGGGCAATAAGTCTCCATTTGTTAATCAAAACTTGATTCTGGAATTTCAAAACCTCATCACGAGACTACGTGATCTAGGCTCTAGTGACCAAGGGGGATGGTTTGGTGGCAAAATGAGCAAAGTGAACCTCGACAAAGTTTGGGGCCAGATTGACAAGTTcattgttggtggtggtgaagATACCAATAAGCTGAAGAGTGGGGATACTGGTGTATTTAGCAAATTCAGTCCGTCAATTTCACGCACTTCTTCAACATTGGAGTTTAGCACCATGCCATTTGCATCACCTTCGATGAAAGGACCAGAACAATTTGAAAGAAGGACATATACATCAAATACATCGTTTATGCCACAACCTCAATTGGACACACATGCGTCGACAAATTCGGTTTACAAGTACGCTCCAGGCAATACTTTGGGAAATAGACAAACGCATGGTGCCGGATCCGAAAGGTATGCCCCCTTTGCAGGAAACATGTCACAGCCGAATCTCCACGAACCtctgcatcatcatcatcatcaacaacaccaacaacaacaacacctgGTATTTTTAAACCAGCTGCAGCAACAGGGTCAAAATAAGGTTCAGTCGCCGCCACTGGCGTCAAAGGTATACCCTTATGGAAATCCAATAGGACATTTGTCAAATTCGTCAATTGGCTCAATACCACACCTGAACATTGGCGCACCAAGCCATTCTGGTGCCACGGGTACTGCTTCGGGTACTGCTACGGGTACTGCTGGTCTCAATGCCACCAAAGCTCTTCCTGGACATAAGCCTCAACAATCAATATCGAGTGTTATATCCGGGGAAAGCATAATTTCAAATACACCAGTATCTGCTTCTCACCAATCGCACCAATCGCACCAATCGCACCAGTTGCACCAGGATGGTGAGAAAATTTCTACCATTCAGGAGTCGCCAGAGTTGTATCCAAGTCAAAACTCGCAAAAGCATCTGAAATCACCAGTCACTGAGGTGCCAGAAATCAAGGAACCAGAAGTGCAAGCTCCGCCACCTCCTAAGATGGCTAAGGCCAAATCTGCTCCGCCTCCTAGAAGTAATCCATATGCTCCTACTGCTGGAGCAAATGCACAAgccaaacaaagaagaaacaagtaTGGTCCTGTCGATTTCAGTACTCCATCGAAAGACACTACAAGTTCGAAGTATGGGCCCACCAGTAGCCAATCGAATACTAGTAAATATCGCGCTGAATTAGGTAATGATTTCAAGAGCAGTTTTCACCCACCACAAGATGTcaaaaataacaatacTTATAATGGTGAGAATGTTGATACTAAAACAGCACTTGCACCGCCAGTCAAGCACAAGGTGGATTCTACTAAAGTTGATGAAGAGCAAATCGATCGAGAAAGTCAAGATGTGGGAGGTGTTCAGAAAAATGAGCATGATTTTGAAACCAATCAAGAGGCAAATCTAGGTCCAAATGCCGAATCTTCACAGTTTGATATCTACGATTATCCAGGTAATGATTACAAACCCACGGCTTCTACGCCTCCCAGACGCAAGCCAACAAAGAATGTTCCGCATATTGAAGATAGCTTTGACAATTCAGTATTGGAATCTCCGTCTAGTGGAATTACTCCAGCTAGACCGTTGACTTTAAACCAAGGAGTGGCTAGCAATTTTGATCCGATGAGAAGAATGTCGAATTTCTCCACTATTTCAGCTGGCCATCGTGTTCGTGAGCTTGATGGATACCCTATTCCTGGAAGTCCCGATGAAACCACTCGTGCGAATTCAGTATTTGGAGCTCCACCAGTTACTGCGGGAGCTGTTCATGGCATACCAGCGACTGTCAACTCTACTACGAACGCagatgctgctgctgctgctgctgctgctagtGCTGCtactgttgctgttgcttcTCAAGGTGGTACGGGCTACTTTTCTTCGAGACTTAGTCAATCGCAACAAAGTGCATTGTATCAGCAATACGAAGTTCAGGATGATACCGTTAGAGACTATGTGCCTATTGCCGAGGAAGACGAagacgatgaagatgatttgaagaagcaaaagaagcaaaagaagcaagAAGAGGAGAAACGAGCCAAGGAGCAGAAGTTGAGAGAAGAGCAAGAGGCTAAggaattgaagaagaagcaactGCGTTCGCAGATGAGTGGCGATGGTAGCAAAGAAGGGTGGTTCAATGGATGGCTTGGTAGTAAGAATGATGGTAAACCTAAGCCTATACGTGCCAAGTTGGGAGAAAAAGTCAACCCGTTCTATTACGATGAAAAGCACAAGAGATGGTTAGATAGAACCAAGCCGATTGAAGAGCAATTGAATGCAGGCAAAGCACCACCTCCGCCACCAAgtatgaagaaaaaacctGGTGCATCTGCAGCAGATGGTGGATTATCGAGTCCACCTTCTACAGCTAGCGGCGTTACTCCTTCCATCACGCCATCTGGGCCTCCTAGACCAGCAGGAACACCTTTATCGCGAAATGGACAAGGTCCAATTCCTCTGAGTGCTAATGAAGCTTCTGATTCCTCTGCACTGGCTCCGGTGTCTGGTGTTCCACCTGCACCTTCAACGCGTCCTGGTCAAAGACCAAAGACTAGTGGAGCtcctggtgctggtgctggtgctggtgctaaAACAGCCCCATCATCAACGAACTTGGCCAATGCAAGTCTTGATGACCTTTTGTCGATGAATGAGAGTTCAAGCACAGTTGGTCGTAAACCTAGACGTGCAGGAAGAAGGAATTACATCAATGTTTTGGACAAATAG
- the RGR1 gene encoding mediator complex subunit (BUSCO:EOG09260NAN) has product MDAEHNGTINRSPAPPPPPAATPPAATQPQLPVSTTSTTTHTNGNLISHNDNHQSTHPEPEIPHITENLLPLANVLKYYSQQSFKQLATAVENLSKTAEEESDVKRKKYLLEVLVLLRRDFVKLYTLVKWSSVSQDVSKFIDLLNWFRLQDFNFDSLMYSLQGLSGFGAAKLPNFDLETALEVFYKKRPQLPSHNYLEKKEISPEKILEVMRDLNLAILTRFALMDLPSRFEYEVRDGRAYVQVKDEFEVSITMADDSIVDVDNGDKNEVENGSEDAEYGRERNFNNPLYMIDFKFLFGINPNTGFIAYDNGYNYTTRLPPKSFVRLERVANQTLAKNGLHGLYELLHKYTISFKMYLISKQLRELMSSTKWKGNLKINYRAGSSVIVINYWTTSYSSSNWKSFIEIGVDEESKLHYRWFKNGRYEQQSIVNEIVGSNRLEGRIEDEDGDDDLFEVDSPREINIEETITAFILEHSKTIMQKICKTLELSCPHEITEMTPQQLSFSISPKKSTIFAINPLTGLFYFSDPSPVQLRLLKRINSAPPPASSLMNKQFISEYDITEWVASNILQLKLETFSKEVNYYLTATEWISNSIIRFNEPEVRKLLESISIGHGGRANPSNKSINGDGNNNVNGNSDDTDASAKTANINATVSSYANFKIQFYRKKHWPSTWFLIVMISGTTSRTNWWVARIKSVGANWIVNHFQLLSHNPELSYDFFKQLGKSSFQMIINHVVLEEMRERNVRVGVVNDDGGDDNGDSDNAKLFNISNDSYKEPTSVSSENGSAGIGIPEITDKASSVDGDLMHRSLISVINEGLLPIENSSPRLYLEIQLINQIQNHDNHAFNHSNKKMHLRLFGKLKNSDIKSSPELEKLNLIIDEKNQSFEISTSRDLEEIIGDSGKTHFLDTIFNSLSKLNNLLKILDQLKSNDIKVLDNSTDEITIKANDSLDKLVIKIPNEAAESISIGTIARKTWETELIIHFLNQYLSQNHSDNIVGIIKYLSDINPIFQTIKQVQSMLHEQQDSLKLNNGLHKIHFDCVFNNLNHIQFMFNLSSTINNSKKIQKDKILISLQFKRNKFDKLGKKQERLVKISFQNNPHVKQTKFKKLFDMMYKSILEMERDKNDELINFDESQVLVKLNQDILASTNLVEQMMQRITKCFIQYVSE; this is encoded by the coding sequence ATGGATGCAGAACACAATGGAACGATAAATAGgtcaccagcaccaccaccaccaccagcagcaacaccaccagcagcaacacaaccacaatTACCAGTGTCTACTACAAGTACCACAACGCATACAAATGGGAATCTCATATCCCACAATGATAATCATCAATCCACTCATCCAGAACCGGAAATACCACATATTACAGAGAATCTCCTACCGCTAGCTAATGTGCTCAAGTACTATTCTCAACAATCATTTAAGCAACTCGCAACAGCGGTTGAAAATTTATCCAAAACAGCCGAGGAAGAATCAGATGTCAAGCGCAAGAAATACTTGTTGGAGGTGCTCGTCTTATTACGACGCGATTTTGTCAAATTATACACACTAGTGAAATGGAGCAGTGTCTCTCAGGATGTTTCCAAGTTTATTGACCTCTTGAATTGGTTTAGACTACAGGACTTCAACTTTGATCTGTTGATGTATAGCTTACAGGGACTACTGGGGTTCGGCGCAGCAAAGTTACCAAATTTCGATTTGGAGACGGCGTTGGAAGTGTTTTACAAAAAGAGACCACAATTACCAAGTCACAActatttggaaaagaaagaaatcaGTCCGGAGAAGATACTTGAAGTAATGCGAGACTTAAACTTGGCTATATTGACAAGGTTTGCGTTGATGGATTTGCCTTCCAGGTTTGAATATGAGGTGAGAGATGGAAGAGCGTATGTTCAAGTCAAAGATGAGTTTGAAGTGAGCATCACAATGGCTGATGACTCCATAGTTGATGTTGACAATGGTGATAAGAACGAGGTTGAGAACGGAAGTGAAGATGCGGAGTATGGAAGAGAGCGCAATTTCAATAACCCTCTCTATATGATTGATTTtaagtttctttttgggaTCAATCCAAATACTGGTTTTATTGCTTATGACAATGGATACAATTACACCACAAGGTTACCGCCAAAATCATTTGTAAGGTTGGAAAGGGTTGCAAATCAGACGCTCGCCAAAAATGGATTGCACGGGCTTTACGAGCTTTTGCACAAGTATACAATCTCATTCAAAATGTATCTCATCTCGAAACAACTTCGGGAGTTGATGAGTTCAACGAAATGGAAAGGAAACTTAAAAATCAATTATCGAGCAGGAAGTTCGGTAATTGTGATCAATTATTGGACTACTCTGTACCTGTCACTGAATTGGAAATCGTTTATAGAGATTGGTGTCGATGAAGAGTCCAAATTGCATTACCGCTGGTTCAAAAATGGAAGATACGAACAACAATCTATTGTCAATGAAATAGTGGGATCTAATAGACTTGAAGGTAGaattgaagatgaggaCGGAGATGATGATTTGTTTGAGGTTGACTCGCCGCGAGAAATTAATATCGAAGAAACGATCACGGCGTTCATTTTAGAACATTCCAAAACAATCATGCAAAAGATTTGCAAAACACTTGAGCTCAGTTGTCCACACGAAATCACAGAGATGACCCCTCAACAATTGTCATTTTCTATATCTCCTAAAAAGTCTACAATTTTTGCAATCAACCCATTAACAGgtcttttttactttctgGACCCCTCACCGGTGCAGTTGCGATTactaaaaagaataaattcAGCTCCACCACCCGCATCACTGTTGATGAACAAACAGTTTATTTCCGAGTACGATATAACTGAATGGGTTGCATCGAATATTTTACAGTTGAAGCTCGAGACTTTTTCAAAGGAAGTAAATTATTATCTCACCGCCACTGAATGGATCAGTAATAGCATCATCAGGTTCAATGAACCGGAAGTTCGAAAATTATTAGAATCGATACTGATTGGCCATGGTGGTAGGGCAAACCCTAGTAATAAAAGTATTAATGGTGACGGTAATAATAATGTTAATGGTAATAGTGATGACACTGATGCAAGTGCCAAGACCGCCAACATCAACGCCACTGTGAGTTCTTATGCAAACTTTAAAATACAATTTTATAGAAAAAAGCATTGGCCCTCTACATGGTTTCTCATTGTGATGATTAGCGGAACCACGTCAAGGACTAATTGGTGGGTAGCAAGAATCAAATCAGTTGGTGCAAATTGGATAGTCAACCATTTCCAGCTTTTGAGTCACAACCCAGAGTTGAGTTATGATTTCTTCAAACAGTTGGGCAAATCGTCGTTCCAGATGATTATTAATCATGTTGTATTGGAAGAAATGCGGGAAAGAAATGTTAGAGTTGGTGTTGttaatgatgatggtggtgatgataaTGGTGATAGTGACAATGCTAAACTTTTTAACATTAGCAATGATAGCTATAAAGAACCAACAAGCGTTAGTAGTGAGAATGGCTCTGCAGGAATTGGAATTCCTGAAATAACAGACAAAGCATCACTGGTGGATGGTGATCTTATGCACAGATCACTCATTAGTGTAATCAATGAAGGGTTGTTGCCTATCGAAAACTCATCACCCAGATTATATCTTGAAATCCAACTTATAAATCAGATTCAAAACCACGATAACCACGCGTTTAACCACCTGAACAAGAAAATGCATTTGAGGttatttggaaaattaaagaacCTGGATATTAAAAGTTCGCCAGAGTTGGAAAAACTAAACCTTATTATTGACGAGAAGAATCAATCATTCGAGATTCTGACTTCGAGGGACCTTGAAGAAATCATTGGTGATTCTGGGAAAACCCATTTCTTGGATACGATATTTAATAGTTTGAGCAAGTTGAACAACTTACTCAAGATTTTGGACCAATTAAAGAGTAATGATATTAAGGTTCTCGACAACTCAACTGATGAAATAACTATCAAGGCTAATGACAGTTTAGATAAATTGGTAATCAAGATCCCCAATGAGGCCGCTGAGTCGATATCTATTGGAACCATTGCCAGAAAGACATGGGAAACCGAACTTATTATCCATTTCCTTAACCAGTACCTTTCGCAGAATCACAGCGACAATATTGTTGGCATTATAAAGTATTTATCAGACATCAACCctatttttcaaactaTCAAACAAGTGCAATCGATGCTACACGAGCAACAAGATTCTTTGAAGTTGAACAATGGTTTGCACAAGATTCATTTTGATTGCGTGTTCAACAACCTTAACCACATTCAGTTTATGTTTAATCTCTCGTCAACAATCAACAACTCGAAAAAGATACAAAAGGACAAGATTCTTATCTCACTCCAGTTTAAGCGCAATAAATTCGACAAGTTAGGTAAAAAGCAAGAGCGATTGGTTAAAATATCTTTCCAGAATAATCCACACGTTAAGCAAACCAAATTCAAGAAACTTTTTGATATGATGTACAAGAGTATTCTTGAGATggaaagagacaaaaatgACGAGTTGATTAATTTCGATGAGAGTCAGGTATTGGTGAAATTGAACCAAGATATACTTGCAAGCACGAACTTGGTTGAACAGATGATGCAAAGGATTACAAAATGTTTTATACAATATGTCTCGGAATAA